The following nucleotide sequence is from Saccharothrix texasensis.
TCACCGAGCTGACCGGCCACGAGGCCCGCACCGTGCACCGCCTGCTGGAGCTCAAGCCCGGCGGTGACGCCGCCTACGACCGCGACCGGCCGCTCGACGCGGACCTCGTCGTCGTGGACGAGGCGTCGATGCTGGACCTGCTGCTGGCGAACAAGCTGGTCAAGGCCGTCGCACCGGGCGCGCACCTGCTGCTGGTCGGGGACGTCGACCAGCTGCCGTCCGTCGGCGCGGGCGAGGTGCTGCGCGACGTGCTGTCCGCCGACAGCCCCGTGCCGAACGTCCGCCTCACGCACATCTTCCGGCAGGCGCAGCAGTCCGGCGTCGTGACCAACGCCCACCGCATCAACCACGGCGACTACCCCGTCGTGCAGGGGATGCCCGACTTCTTCCTCTTCCCCGCCGAGGAGGCCGAGGACGCGGCAGCGCTGGTCGTCGACGTCGTCGCCAACCGCATCCCGCGCAAGTTCGGGCTCAAACCGCGCACGGACGTGCAGGTGCTCGCGCCGATGCACCGGGGTCCGGCGGGCGCGGGCGGCCTGAACGCGTTGCTGCAGGAAGCCCTGACACCGTCCAAACCGGACCTGCCGGAACGCCGGTTCGGCGGCCGGGTGTTCCGGGTCGGCGACAAGGTCACCCAGATGCGCAACAACTACGACAAGAACGTCTTCAACGGCACGCTCGGCATCGTCACGGCGATCGACGCGGTGGAGCAGAAGCTGACCGTTCGGACCGACGAGGAAGAGGACGTGGACTACGAGTTCGGCGAGCTGGACGAGCTGACCCACGCCTACGCCATGACGATTCACCGCTCACAGGGCAGTGAATACCCATGCGTCGTCATTCCAATCACGACCAGCGCGTGGATGATGTTGCAGCGCAACCTGCTGTACACGGCGGTCACGCGGGCGAAGAAGCTGGTCGTGCTGGTCGGGTCGCGCAAGGCGATCGGGCAGGCGGTCCGCACCGTGGGCGCGGGACGTCGGCACACGGCGCTGGACCACCGGCTGGCGCGGCTGGTGTGACCTCAGCCGGCCTGGAGCGACCCGTCGTCCAGCGCCGCCCGCTCGGCCGCCTCGGCGAAGGCGCTGCGGAAGTCCTCGATCTCCGTGCCGCCGAGCTTGACCACGTGGCCGTTCGTGTCCCACACCTCCACGAGTCCGTCGCTGACCGCGATCGAGCAGACGGACGGCAGGTTCTGGTTGTCCGTGCACCGGATCAGCCACTCCCGCTTGGTCTCCATGGGTCCCCTTTCGAGTGGTTCAAGGCTTGGCGAGGCCGAACTGGGCGGCCCGATTGCTAGCCTGGTCCTAGCTCAGATGATTATGCAACTGCTAGTCAGCAATTGACCCGATCGGATGACGACGATGCCGCTGACACCCACGGTCCGGCTCAAGTTCCTCTCGCTCTACATGCGCGAAGCCCGTGAACGCGCAGGTGTCGAGCCCAAAGAGGTCGCGAAGCTCCTCGGCCGGGACACCACGCGCGTCACCAAGATGGAGAAGGGCCGGGAGGGCCTGACCCCCGGTGACGCCAAGATGCTCCTCGACCACTACGGCGTGCACACCGAAGCGGAGAAGGCCGAGATCGTGGAGCTGGCCCGCACCCGGAGCCAGCGCGGCCGGTGGGCCGGTCACCGGGCCACGGTGCCGATGGAGCTGCGCCCGTACTACGACTTCGAGCTGGACTCCAGCGGGTTGCGCCTGTACGGCACGGAGTTGGTGCCCGGTGTGTTGCAGACGATGTCCTACATGCGCGCCCTCCTGGTCGCCCGCAACCGGGTCGACCGGGACAAGATCGACGATGTGATCACCATGCGGTTGGAGCGGCAGCAGATCCTGTTCCGGGACCAGCCGACCGACGCGGCGTTCGTGCTGAGCGAGAGTTGCGTGCGCCGGGTCTTCGGCGGCAACGCGGTGATGCACGAGCAGATGCTGCACCTGGCGAACCTGGCCCAGAGGCCCAACATCCGGATCCAGGTGCTGCCGTTCGACGCGCCGGGCGGTGCGAGCACGTTCGGCTTCACGATGCTGCGCATCCCCGCGCCCACCTCCGCGCCACCGCTGGAGATGGCCTACGTCGAGAACCTGCACGACGCCGACTACCTCGACGGCGACAAGGAGGTCGCCGACTACGCCAACCTGTGGGCCAACCTCACCGCGAACGCGCTCGGGGTGGAAGAATCGAGGAGGTTCGTGCTGGGCGTCGCCCAGAGCTACGCCTGATTGTGAGAGGTGGTCCCCGCCATGAAGCCGGACTTCTCGGACGCCCGGTTCAAGACGTCGAGCTACACCGAGGACAACGGGACCTGCGTGGAAGTGGCCGTCGCGGGGGGCTTCGCGGCGGTGCGCGACACGAAGAACCGCGAGGGTGGGCACGTGGCCGTTCCCGCGCGGTCCTTCGAGGCGTTCCTCCGCTCCCTGGCGGGTTAGCGCATCGGGAACGCGACGTCGCAGACCTCGTCGTCCGGGCCGGCGGCGTCGAAGTCGGCGAAGTAGACCTCGCGCGGCGCGTCGTGGATCGCGTGCCCGTTCTCCTTGATCCACGTGGCGACGGCGTCGTAGGCCGACAGGATCTGCGGGAACGCCACCTGCGCCTTGGTCAGCCGCACGTACGCCTCCCGGTGCGCCGCCTCCAGCCTGGCCGCCACCCCGTCCGGCGGCTCCGCCGCGTCGATCGGCACGCACGCCTCGACCGGTCCGTCGCTGTCCTCGTTCACCTCGCCGTGGTAGACGACGAACACCGCGCCGGACACACCGCCGTGGTCCTGCGCCGCCTTGACCAGCCGGCCCGTCGAGCTGTCGATCCAGTCGACGAGCGCGGGCTGGAGCAGGTGCCGCTGCTCCGTCAAGACCACCTGATCGGGTACTTCTCGCTGCTTGACCTCGTACATGTCGAGCAATCCCTTCCCTCCGGACAACATGACGCGGAGGTGGGCGGCCAAGCCGCGCCGCACGGCCATCCGGTGCTCGACCTCGGCCCAGTACCCGCCGACCAGGTCCGCCCGCACGTCCTCGGGCGCGGCGACGATGCGCGCCACGACCGCGAGCGGCATGTCCAGCCTGCGCAGCAGCGCCACCAGCCGGGCGGCGGCCAACTGGTCCTCGCGGTAGCGCCGGTAGCCGTTGCCCGTGTCGACCTCGGCCGGTCGCAGCAGGCCCTGGCGTTCGTACAGCCGCAGCGCCTTCACCGACAGCCGCGAGCGGCGGGAGAACTCCCCGATGCCCAGAAGCCGGGTGCCCGGTAGCCGCGCCACCCCCACATCCTCCATGGAGATGACCTTGCGGGCTGCCCCAAGGGACGAGTCAACCACCCCGTCCGACCACTCGTGGACCAACGGCGGGCTACTGGCGGTAACCCTCCACGGTGCGGGGGTCGCGGGCCTCGGCGGCGTCCGGGTCCATGCCGGCGGCCCGGCGCGCACGGCGTTGGCGCAGGAGGTCCCAGGTCTGGTCCAGGGCGACTTCGAGGTCGCGCAGCCGTCGGACGTCGCCGTCGCTCAGGCCCTCGCCGATGCGCGATCCCTCCAACCGGTGCTCTTCCTCCACCAGGCGGGTGATGCGCTCGACCAGTTCTTCGTCCGTCACGACTCCTCCTCCATCCGGACCAAGCGCCGGGGTACCTCACCGGCATCTGTCAAAACCCCCGTGCCGTCGCGGTGAGGAATGGCCGGATGGCGGGTGTGCAAGCAGGCGGTTCGTCCCCCATCCTCCTGCTCAACCCTGCCTAGGAGGAACAACCGTGAAGTCGACCAGACGTTCACTGCTGACGCTGGCCATAGCCGGTGTCGCGGCGGCGGCGGTGGTCACCGGGGGCACCCCCGGAACCGCCGGCCCCGCCCCCGAGACCGCCGCCGTCCAAGCCGGCCCGACCTACGTCTACAAGGTCCACGCGCCGCTCGGCGCCGCCGCCCAGAACCTGCTCGGGCGCGGCTTCGACGTGCTGGAGGACCGCGACGGCGA
It contains:
- a CDS encoding DUF397 domain-containing protein gives rise to the protein MKPDFSDARFKTSSYTEDNGTCVEVAVAGGFAAVRDTKNREGGHVAVPARSFEAFLRSLAG
- a CDS encoding MerR family transcriptional regulator → MEDVGVARLPGTRLLGIGEFSRRSRLSVKALRLYERQGLLRPAEVDTGNGYRRYREDQLAAARLVALLRRLDMPLAVVARIVAAPEDVRADLVGGYWAEVEHRMAVRRGLAAHLRVMLSGGKGLLDMYEVKQREVPDQVVLTEQRHLLQPALVDWIDSSTGRLVKAAQDHGGVSGAVFVVYHGEVNEDSDGPVEACVPIDAAEPPDGVAARLEAAHREAYVRLTKAQVAFPQILSAYDAVATWIKENGHAIHDAPREVYFADFDAAGPDDEVCDVAFPMR
- a CDS encoding DUF2630 family protein — its product is MTDEELVERITRLVEEEHRLEGSRIGEGLSDGDVRRLRDLEVALDQTWDLLRQRRARRAAGMDPDAAEARDPRTVEGYRQ
- a CDS encoding helix-turn-helix domain-containing protein, which encodes MPLTPTVRLKFLSLYMREARERAGVEPKEVAKLLGRDTTRVTKMEKGREGLTPGDAKMLLDHYGVHTEAEKAEIVELARTRSQRGRWAGHRATVPMELRPYYDFELDSSGLRLYGTELVPGVLQTMSYMRALLVARNRVDRDKIDDVITMRLERQQILFRDQPTDAAFVLSESCVRRVFGGNAVMHEQMLHLANLAQRPNIRIQVLPFDAPGGASTFGFTMLRIPAPTSAPPLEMAYVENLHDADYLDGDKEVADYANLWANLTANALGVEESRRFVLGVAQSYA